The sequence AagcagcagcggcggcagcaGGTCTGTGGAAAGCCTGCCATCTGACCTGCTCGCACGTCCCTCCTCGCGTCCCATCTGGTGTCTGGTGCGCACAAAGGCCCCCGGCCGCCCCGCCCAGGCCTTTCTGCAGCCGCCACCGGCCGTCCGGTCCCCTGGGCCCGCCCCGCGCGAGGGTCTGGTCCCCGGCCCCGCGGCCCGCAGTCCAGCAGGTGATGTCAGCGGGTGTCCGAACTCTGGGACCCACCAGGCGCCGGCACTCAGGATTCGCACGTGCGCGCGCCCCTGACTCAGCAGTTTCCAGCGGCCTGGACTGCAATTCACAAGGAAGGACCCGGGCCCGGCTGCTAAGGAGCCGCAGCACCACCTTTCTGCACAACAGCAGAGAACTGAAAACTACTCCAGATTACCTCGATCATGGAAATAGccacactattaaaaaaaaaaacaacacacaactGTGTAGCTACTGAagacaatgctggagacctgtgtCTTTTGGCATCAAAGGCTATCCACAAAAACATTCTTAAATATAAATAGCAGGTT is a genomic window of Cervus elaphus chromosome 21, mCerEla1.1, whole genome shotgun sequence containing:
- the LOC122679549 gene encoding uncharacterized protein LOC122679549 codes for the protein MFRRQRGVFSSVPPHLPTDSEEWCARSQCSVQTQTTGPLPLHLSSTQDSGLKAAAAAAGLWKACHLTCSHVPPRVPSGVWCAQRPPAAPPRPFCSRHRPSGPLGPPRARVWSPAPRPAVQQVMSAGVRTLGPTRRRHSGFARARAPDSAVSSGLDCNSQGRTRARLLRSRSTTFLHNSRELKTTPDYLDHGNSHTIKKKNNTQLCSY